Within Alteribacter lacisalsi, the genomic segment GCCCGATTGTAAACGTACGATTCGTTCCATGTAAAAAAACTGCCTCCATGTGCGGAAGACAGTTTTTTAAATGAATAATATTTTAACACCGAAGCCGATCAGGATACAGCCGCCGAGCATCTCACTGTACCTGCCTAGGACCCCCTCTGCTTTTCTGCCCAGGAAGAGCCCGGCCCAGGTCAGGAGTGCGCTGAAGAGCCCGAAGCTGACGAGTGTCACAAAGGTTTTCGCACCGAGCATGCCGAGACTGAGGCCAGCAGAAAAGCTATCGATGCTGACAGTAAGGGCAAATAGGATCAGGCCCCAGCCGATCGGACTAAAAGCGGGTCCTGTATCGTCGGAAAAAGACGACCGGATCATCTGCATGCCGATGTACAGAAGCAGCGCGGCACCGAGGATATAAGCAAACACACCGATATATTGCGAAACGAGCTTGCCAAGGACGATTCCAAGAAGAGGCATCATCACGTGAAAAAGCCCGACAGTCATTCCGATCATGACAATTTGGCGCAATCTCAGCCCAATCATCCCCATACCCACGGAGATCGAGAATGCATCCAGACTTAAGGCAAAAGCCATCATTCCGAG encodes:
- a CDS encoding manganese efflux pump MntP, producing MMAFALSLDAFSISVGMGMIGLRLRQIVMIGMTVGLFHVMMPLLGIVLGKLVSQYIGVFAYILGAALLLYIGMQMIRSSFSDDTGPAFSPIGWGLILFALTVSIDSFSAGLSLGMLGAKTFVTLVSFGLFSALLTWAGLFLGRKAEGVLGRYSEMLGGCILIGFGVKILFI